CTTCCTTACAGTAGGCCCGGAGTCACCGACTTCGGCAACGTAAGGTTCCGCCCTGAGAGTTGCCGAGTCGACGTGAGTCGCCGACACCCGACAGACGCTTGGCCGATGAAGACCGGGCCTCAGCCTCTGACGATTGCGAGCCGATTTTCGTCGACTTGATAGATCGTCATTGTCCGATCGAACCGCAGTCGTCACCCGGCTGCGGCCCGAACACGGGAGAGACCGCTGAGCGTCACCAACCTGGCTGCGGAGTTCCATCCGCCGTCACTATCCGATTTCTTTCCTCCCGCGGTGCTGTTCGAGGGAACCCCGTTCGAGCTCGACCGACTGATGCTCATCCGCATCCTGATGTCGGCGCTGCTGATCGTGTTCATGCTGATCGCTCTGCGCAGCCCCAAGATCGTGCCTCGTGGAATTCAGAACGTTGCCGAGATCGCTCTCGACTTCGTTCGGATCCACGTCGCGGAGGACGTGCTCGGCAAGGAACAGGGACGTCGCTTCCTGCCCGTCATCATGACGATCTTCTTCACGGTGCTGGCGGTGAACGCCAGTGCGGTCATTCCGTTCCTGAACATCTCGTCCAACGCCAGGATCGGCCTGCCCATCGTGCTGGCCGCGGTCGCGTACATCGCGTTCGTCTACGCCGGTGTGAAGAAGTTCGGCGTCGGCAAGTTCGTCAAGGGCACGATCGTCATCCCCGGCATCCCGCCGGCCATGCACGTGCTGCTGATTCCGCTCGAGTTCATCTCGAACTTCGTGCTCCGCCCGTTCACGCTGACCGTGCGTCTGCTGGCCAATATGCTCGCCGGCCACATCATGCTCGTGCTGTTCTTCAGCGCCACGCAGTTCTTCCTCTTCGAGGCCTCCGCTGGCCTGAAGATCTTCGCCGCACCCTCGCTCATCATGGGCTTCTTGTTCACGATGTTCGAGATGCTGGTGATCTTCCTGCAGGCGTACATCTTCGCGCTGCTGACGGCGATCTACATCGATCTGTCGCTGCACGCCGACTCGCACTGACCGACCAACAGACCGAACTAGCTACACCGCCACCTCCGACACCCGGATGTGGACCGAAGAAAGGGAACGGAAAACCGAATGAGCCTTGAAGTTCTGGCCCAGGCGCAGGAAATCACCGCCAGCGGATACGGCGCCATCGGCTACGGCCTCGCAGCGATCGGTGGTGGCATCGGCCTCGGCCTGGTCGTCGCCAAGAACATGGAAGCCACCGCTCGCCAGCCCGAGCTGGCCGGTCAGCTCCGTACGACGATGTTCCTCGGCATTGCATTCACCGAGTCCCTCGCCCTGATCGGCCTCGTCGCCGGCTTCATTCTCTGAGAGCGCGATGACAAACGCGATAACGCTGCTCGCAGCAGGGGCTGAAGGGGAGGAATCCCCGAACCCACTGTTGCCCGCAACATACGACATCGTTTGGTCGATCGTCTGTGTCGTGATCATCGGCTTCCTGTTCTGGAAGTACGTCGTACCGCGTTTCCAGACGGTCCTCGCCGAGCGTTCCGAGCTCATCGAAGGCGGAATCAAGAAGGCCGAGCAGGCGCAGGCCGAGGCCAAGGCTGCTCTCGAGCAGTACCACGCTCAGCTGGCCGACGCACGTTCCGAGGCCGCGCAGATCCGCGAGGAAGCGCGTACCCAGGGGCAGGCCATTCTTGCCGAGATGAAGGAAAAGGCGCAGGAGGAAAGCGACCGGATCGTGGCCGCAGGCCACAATCAGCTCGTTGCTCAGCGTCAGCAGATCGTCACCGAACTTCGTGGAGATCTGGGACGCACGGCCGTCGAACTCGCGGAGAAGGTCATCGGAGAGCAGCTGTCCGACGACGCGAAGCGTTCCAGTTCGATCGATCGCTTCCTCAACGAGCTGGATTCCGTCACCGCGGACTCCGCATCCGGAAAGTGAGTCGAACCATGTACGCAACTTCTCGTGAGTCACTCGCCCGTACGCGGTCGGTTGCCCACGAAGCTCTGGGGTCCGCGTCGGATGGCGAGGCAACAGCTGTCGCTGCTCAGACCGGTGCCGAGTTGTTCGCCGTCGTCGAGACTCTCGACGCGCAGCGCACGTTGCGTACCGCTCTTGCCGACTCGTCGGTCGAGGGCGTTCGGCGAAGCGATCTGGCCGGAGAGGTCTTCTCCGGCCAGGTGTCGAGTGCAACGGCAACGATCGTCAAGGCCGCTGCCGGCGAAAGTTGGTCCAACGCCCGCGACCTGCTGAACTCTCTGGTCGAGCTGGGACGCGAAGCTCTGCTCCGCGCTGCGGCCGATCAGGATCAGCTGGACACGGTCGAGGACGAGTTGTTCCGACTGGGACGCATCGTGGCCGGCAACCCGCAGCTCGAGCAGGCCCTGTCGGATCGCTCGAAGCCGTCGCAGGCCAAGCGCGAACTGCTCGGTCGTCTGCTGTACGGCAAGGTCACGGCAGTCACCGAGGCGCTCGCAGTTCAGGCTGTGACGCGTCCCCGCAAGGCGGCCCCCGCGGACGTGCTGAACGGACTGGCAGATCTGGCCGCCGAACAGCGTGACCGTGCGGTTGCACACGTACGCAGCGCAGCCCCACTGAGCGACAGTCAGCTCGAGAAGCTGACCGCAACCTTGACCCGCACGTACGGCAAGCAGGTCACGGTGCACGTAGAGGTCGATACCGAACTGCTCAGCGGACTTGTCGTTCGTATCGGCGACGAGGTCATCGACGGTAGCGGGGCAGGCCGCCTCGCTGCATTGCGAAAGACGCTCAAATAGTCCGACACGGACACAGTAACGAGACGAATCGCCTCGGCATTCGAGGCTTTTCATACCGCGATCATTCGAAGGAAGAGCAGGAAACACTATGGCGGAGCTGACGATCTCCTCCGACGAGATCCGTAGCGCGATCGATAACTTCACCGCGAGCTACTCACCGGAGTCTTCCCGCGAGGAGGTCGGCACGGTTACGGACACGAGCGACGGAATCGCTCACGTGTCCGGATTGCCGTCGGCGATGTCCAACGAACTCCTGGAATTCCCCGGCGGAGTCCTCGGTGTCGCGCTGAACCTGGATGCCACCGAAATCGGTGCCGTCATCCTCGGTGACTACGAGCACATCGAAGAAGGCCAGGAAGTCAAGCGCACCGGAGACGTGCTGTCGGTCCCCGTGGGCGACGGCTACCTCGGCCGCGTCGTGGACCCCCTGGGCAAGCCCATCGACGGCCTCGGCGACATCGAGTCCTCCGAGACCCGCGCCCTCGAGCTGCAGGCTGCCTCGGTGCTCGAGCGTCAGCCCGTCGAGGAGCCGCTGCAGACCGGCATCAAGGCCATCGACGCCATGACCCCGATCGGCCGTGGCCAGCGCCAGCTCATCATCGGCGACCGCAAGACCGGCAAGACGGCCGTCTGCATCGACGCGATCCTGAACCAGAAGGCCAACTGGGAGAGCGGCGACGAGAAGAAGCAGGTTCGCTGCATCTACGTCGCCATCGGCCAGAAGGGCTCCACGATCGCAGGCGTCAAGGCTGCGCTCGAAGAGCAGGGCGCACTCGAATACACAACCATCGTCGCGGCCCCCGCGTCCGATTCGGCCGGCTTCAAGTGGCTCGCTCCGTACACCGGCTCGGCCATCGGCCAGCACTGGATGTACCAGGGCAAGCACGTCCTCATCGTGTTCGACGATCTGACCAAGCAGGCCGAGGCATACCGCGCCATCTCACTGCTGCTGCGTCGTCCGCCGGGCCGCGAGGCATACCCCGGTGACGTCTTCTACTTGCACTCCCGTCTGCTGGAGCGCTCGGCAAAGCTGTCCGACGAGCTCGGTGGCGGATCGTTGACGGCTCTGCCGATCATCGAGACCAAGGCCAACGACGTCTCGGCGTACATCCCGACCAACGTCATCTCCATCACCGACGGCCAGGTCTTCCTGGAGTCGGACCTCTTCAACAAGGGTGTCCGTCCCGCTATCAACGTGGGTATCTCGGTTTCCCGAGTCGGCGGTGCTGCGCAGACCAAGGGCATGAAGAAGGTCTCCGGATCCCTTCGCCTCGAGCTCGCTCAGTTCCGTGAGCTCGAAGCCTTCTCCGCGTTCGCTTCCGACCTCGATGCGGCCTCCAAGGCTCAGCTCGAGCGCGGCGCTCGCCTGGTGGAGCTGCTCAAGCAGGATCAGTACGCACCGGTCGCCGTCGAGGATCAGATCGTGTCGATCTGGCTCGCCGGACAGGGCACGTACGACTCCGTCCCGGTCGGCGACGTTCGCCGCTTCGAGACCGAGCTGCTCGAGGATCTGCACCGCAACGCCAGCGGCGTCTACGACAGCATTGCCGGTGGCAAGGCTCTCGACGACGACAACCAGAAGGCACTGACCGAAGCGACCGAGAAGTTCAAGGCCGGCTTCGTGGACTCGGACGGCAACCGCGTCGTCAACGAGGCCGAGGCAGACACTCTGAATGCCGACGAGGTCAGCCAGGAGCAGGTCAACGTCACCCGCAAGACAGTCAGCAAGTAGGCCGGCGATGACAGGTGACAAGACGAGCACAGAAGGGAGCGTGAACAGCTAGATGGCAAGCATTCTCGAGCTTCGCTCCCGCATCAAGTCGGTCAACTCGACGAAGAAGATCACCAAAGCACAAGAGTTGATCGCAACATCGCGAATCACCAAGGCGCAGGCCCGCGTTGCCGCATCGAAGCCGTACGCGGAAGAGATCACCAAGGTGCTCTCCGCATTGGCCAGTGCATCGAGTTCGCTCGATCACCCGTTGCTCAACGAGCGACCCGAGCCCAAGCGTGCCGCAGTTCTGGTCGTGACCAGTGACCGCGGTATGTGCGGTGGCTACAACTCCAACGTCCTCAAGGAAGCGGAGGAGCTGTTCCAGCTCCTCCGCTCCGAGGGCAAGGATCCGGTCATCTACGTGCTCGGCGCAAAAGGCCTGGGCTACTACACATTCCGCGAGCGGGACGTGAAGGGTGCCTGGACCGGCTTCTCCCAGGAACCCGGCTACGCCGACGCGGCGAAGGCCAGTAAGCATCTGGTCGAGCTGTTCATGGCGGGCTCGGGCACCGAGGTCGACGCTCCCAACGGCGAAGGCACCGTCGAGGGCGTGGACGAGTTGCACATCGTCTACACCCGCTTCGTGTCGATGCTGACGCAGAAGCCCGAGGTTCGCCGGATGGCACCACTCGAAATCTCGTACACAGACGAGGAATTCGAGATGGGTGCGGACGCATTGACCGACTCGCCGACCGCAGATGTGCAGGCACAGTACGAGTTCGAGCCGGAGGCAGGCACTCTGCTCTCGGCGCTGCTGCCCAAGTACATCAGCACCAGGATCTACGCGTCGTTGCTCGATGCAGCAGCGTCGGAGTCCGCGGCGCGTCGTACCGCCATGAAGGCAGCGACGGACAACGCGAACGAATTGGTCGAGACCCTGAGCCGTCAGGCCAACCAGGCTCGGCAGGCCCAGATCACCCAGGAAATCAGCGAAATCGTCGGTGGCGCCAACGCGTTGGCCGACAGCGCAGGAAGTGACTAAGCAATGACCGCAGCAGTAGCCCAAGAGAACGCGAGCGGAGCGGACACTCAGTCCGGCCGTGTCGTTCGGGTCATCGGCCCCGTTGTGGACGTCGAGTTCCCGCGCGGCTCGATTCCCGCACTGTTCAACGCCCTCAACGCAGAGATCACTCTGCCGACCGTGGCCAAGACCCTGACGCTCGAGGTGGCACAGCACCTCGGCGACAACTTGGTTCGCACCATTTCGATGCAGCCGACCGACGGCCTCGTCCGCGGCACCGCTGTCGTCGACTCGGGCAAGCCGATCTCGGTTCCCGTCGGCGACGTCGTCAAGGGCCACGTCTTCAACGCCCTCGGTGACTGCTTGGACACCCCCGGACTCGGCCGCGACGGCGAGCAGTGGGGCATCCACCGCAAGCCCCCAGCCTTCGACCAGCTCGAGGGCAAGACCGAGATCCTCGAGACCGGTATCAAGGTCATCGACCTTCTCACCCCGTACGTCAAGGGCGGCAAGATCGGACTGTTCGGTGGTGCCGGTGTTGGCAAGACCGTGCTGATCCAGGAAATGATCACCCGTATCGCACGTGAGTTCTCGGGCACCTCGGTGTTCGCAGGCGTCGGCGAGCGCACTCGTGAGGGCACCGACCTTCACCTCGAGATGGAAGAGATGGGCGTCCTCCAGGACACCGCCCTCGTCTTCGGCCAGATGGACGAGCCGCCGGGCACGCGTATGCGCGTCGCTCTGTCTGCACTGACCATGGCGGAGTACTTCCGCGATGTGCAGGGCCAGGACGTGTTGCTCTTCATCGACAACATCTTCCGGTTCACGCAGGCAGGTTCGGAGGTGTCGACCCTTCTCGGTCGTATGCCCTCGGCCGTGGGCTACCAGCCCACGCTGGCGGACGAGATGGGTGAGCTCCAGGAGCGCATCACCTCGACCCGCGGACGCTCGATCACCTCGCTGCAGGCGATCTACGTTCCCGCCGACGACTACACCGACCCGGCACCGGCAACGACGTTCGCGCACCTCGATGCGACGACCGAGCTCTCGCGTCCGATCTCGCAGATGGGTATCTACCCCGCTGTGGACCCGCTGAGCTCCACCTCCCGCATCCTCGAGCCCGGCATCGTCGGTGCGGAGCACTTCCGCGTCGCCAACGAGGTCAAGCGGATTCTGCAGAAGTACAAGGAACTGCAGGACATCATCGCCATCCTCGGTATGGACGAGCTTCAGGAAGAGGACAAGGTTCTGGTCGGTCGCGCACGCCGCCTCCAGAAGTTCCTCGGCCAGAACTTCATCGTCGCCGAGAAGTTCACCGGTGAGGCCGGTTCGGTCGTGTCGCTCTCCGACACCATCGAGGCGTTCGACAAGGTCACCAAGGGTGAGTACGACCACCTTCCCGAGCAGGCCTTCAACAGCTGTGGCGGTCTCGACGATGTCGAGGCAGCCGCGAAGAAGATGGCCGGAAAGTAGACCGACGTGACTTCTTCCGAGAAGAGCGGCATGGAGGTCTCTCTGGTCGCTGTGGAGCAGAAACTCTGGTCCGGCACCGCGACCATCGTCAGTGCTCAGACCACCGAAGGTGAAATCGGCATCATGGCCGGCCACGAGCCTGTCCTCGGCCAGTTGGTCGAGGCGGGCACGGTGTCGATCACGACGACCGACGGCGAAAAGATCATCGCCGCCGTCCACGGTGGATTTCTGTCGGTGACGGGCAAGACGGTGACCGTGCTGGCGGAGTCGGCTGATTTCGCCGACGACATCGATGTGGAAGCGGCACGGTCCGTAGTGGCAGAGAACGGCGACGACCTCGAGGCCATTGCGGTGGCCAAGGGACGTATCCGCGCTGTCGAGCGGTCCTAGGTTCACGAGAAGCCGCGACGAGACCTGCGATGCACACCGGACTGATTGCTCTGATCATTCTGGTTGTGCTGCTCGCAGGGCTCGTCGCGGCTTTTGCGTATCGTCTGATGGTTCTTCGCCGCGGAGGTACGGCGGCGATCATGCGGGTGCTCCCGTCCGATGGTGGTAGCGGATGGCGCCACGGCATCATTCGGTACGGCGACAACACTCTGGTGTTCTTCAAGCTGTCGAGTCTGCGCCCGGGACCTGATCACCGTCTGGGCAGACAAGATATTCACGTGGGTGATCGGCGTGCACCGCAGGACACCGAGTTCGACATCATGACTCCGGACATCGCTGTTCTGGAATTGACGGACAGCGGCAAGAATTTCGAGATCGCGCTCGACAGAAGCGCTTTGACCGCATTTCTGTCCTGGGTCGAATCCCGACCGTCCGGCCGCTCGCGTCGCAGACGGCCGGCGGCGTGATCAGCTCTCGTCGGTAGCAGGTTCGCTGGTCGTCCGACTCGACCCCGGTACCCACTGAACGTCGCCCTCGGGATTGGCGTACCGACTCAGAATGAACAACAGGTCCGAGAGCCGATTGAGGTATTTCGCCGGGAGCGCGCTGGTCGACTCCGGGCTTGCCTGCACTGCAGCCCATGCCGATCGTTCAGCGCGTCGGGCCACTGTTCGCGACACGTGGAGCAGTGCGCCCAATGGTGTTCCGCCCGGCAGGATGAACGACGTCAACGCGGGCAATTCGTCGTTGAATTCGTCGCACCAGGCCTCGAGGCGGTCGACATAACTCTGATCGATCCTCAACGGTGGATATTCCGGATCGTCGACGACGGGCGTCGAGAGGTCGGCCCCGGCGTCGAACAGGTCGCTCTGGATGGTTCGGATCACCGCATGCACAGATTCGGACGGGTTGCCCAGTGCCAGAACCACTCCGAGGCTCGCGTTGGTCTCGTCGCAGTCTGCGTACGCAATCAGGCGTTCGTCGTTCTTGGAGACCCGGGAAAAGTCACTCAGTCCAGTGGTCCCGTCGTCGCCGGTTCTGGTGTAAATGCGGGTGAGATGGACGGCCATGCCGGCTACGGTACCGCGCGGGTGTCGGTCGGTGCCGCTGGCTACGCTGTCGAAGTGAGCGAACGTTTCTTGGTCAACGGTGGTAACCGCCTCGTCGGTGAGGTGGCGGTCGGCGGCGCGAAGAACAGCGTCCTCAAACTGATGGCGGCCGCGCTGCTTGCCGAAGGCACCAGCACGATCACCAATTGCCCCGACATCCTGGATGTGCCGTTGATGGCAGAGGTGCTGCGTGGGCTCGGCTGTGAGGTCGACCTCGAGGGTTCGGTCGTTCACATCACCACCCCGGCCATGCCCAAGTATCACGCCGATTTTGCTGCCGTTCGTCAATTCCGAGCATCGGTGTGCGTGTTGGGCCCGCTGGTGGCGCGATGTAAAAGGGCTGTCGTAGCCCTGCCGGGTGGTGACGCCATCGGTTCACGACCCCTCGACATGCACCAGTCCGGCCTGCAGCTGCTGGGAGCACGCAGCGAAATTCAGCACGGATGCGTCGTCGCCGAAGCCGATGAGTTGCGCGGCGCGAATATCCGGTTGGCTTTCCCGTCCGTAGGAGCGACCGAGAACATCTTGATGGCGGCAGTGCTCGCCACCGGTGAGACCGTGATCGACAACGCGGCACGCGAACCGGACATCGTCGATGTGTGCAACATGCTCAACGAGATGGGGGCCGACGTCCGGGGTGCCGGCACGTCGACGCTCACCATTCGCGGAGTCAGCGCGCTGAAGCCGACCACTCATCGGGTCATCGGCGATCGGATCGTGGCTGCTACGTGGGGGATTGCCGCTGCCATGACGCGAGGGGATGTCCGCGTGCGGGGCGTCAACCCCAAGCACCTGTCACTCGTGTTGGACAAGCTGCGGTC
The nucleotide sequence above comes from Rhodococcoides fascians A25f. Encoded proteins:
- the atpB gene encoding F0F1 ATP synthase subunit A yields the protein MLFEGTPFELDRLMLIRILMSALLIVFMLIALRSPKIVPRGIQNVAEIALDFVRIHVAEDVLGKEQGRRFLPVIMTIFFTVLAVNASAVIPFLNISSNARIGLPIVLAAVAYIAFVYAGVKKFGVGKFVKGTIVIPGIPPAMHVLLIPLEFISNFVLRPFTLTVRLLANMLAGHIMLVLFFSATQFFLFEASAGLKIFAAPSLIMGFLFTMFEMLVIFLQAYIFALLTAIYIDLSLHADSH
- a CDS encoding ATP synthase F0 subunit C, giving the protein MSLEVLAQAQEITASGYGAIGYGLAAIGGGIGLGLVVAKNMEATARQPELAGQLRTTMFLGIAFTESLALIGLVAGFIL
- a CDS encoding F0F1 ATP synthase subunit B; translated protein: MTNAITLLAAGAEGEESPNPLLPATYDIVWSIVCVVIIGFLFWKYVVPRFQTVLAERSELIEGGIKKAEQAQAEAKAALEQYHAQLADARSEAAQIREEARTQGQAILAEMKEKAQEESDRIVAAGHNQLVAQRQQIVTELRGDLGRTAVELAEKVIGEQLSDDAKRSSSIDRFLNELDSVTADSASGK
- a CDS encoding F0F1 ATP synthase subunit delta, with amino-acid sequence MYATSRESLARTRSVAHEALGSASDGEATAVAAQTGAELFAVVETLDAQRTLRTALADSSVEGVRRSDLAGEVFSGQVSSATATIVKAAAGESWSNARDLLNSLVELGREALLRAAADQDQLDTVEDELFRLGRIVAGNPQLEQALSDRSKPSQAKRELLGRLLYGKVTAVTEALAVQAVTRPRKAAPADVLNGLADLAAEQRDRAVAHVRSAAPLSDSQLEKLTATLTRTYGKQVTVHVEVDTELLSGLVVRIGDEVIDGSGAGRLAALRKTLK
- the atpA gene encoding F0F1 ATP synthase subunit alpha; this translates as MAELTISSDEIRSAIDNFTASYSPESSREEVGTVTDTSDGIAHVSGLPSAMSNELLEFPGGVLGVALNLDATEIGAVILGDYEHIEEGQEVKRTGDVLSVPVGDGYLGRVVDPLGKPIDGLGDIESSETRALELQAASVLERQPVEEPLQTGIKAIDAMTPIGRGQRQLIIGDRKTGKTAVCIDAILNQKANWESGDEKKQVRCIYVAIGQKGSTIAGVKAALEEQGALEYTTIVAAPASDSAGFKWLAPYTGSAIGQHWMYQGKHVLIVFDDLTKQAEAYRAISLLLRRPPGREAYPGDVFYLHSRLLERSAKLSDELGGGSLTALPIIETKANDVSAYIPTNVISITDGQVFLESDLFNKGVRPAINVGISVSRVGGAAQTKGMKKVSGSLRLELAQFRELEAFSAFASDLDAASKAQLERGARLVELLKQDQYAPVAVEDQIVSIWLAGQGTYDSVPVGDVRRFETELLEDLHRNASGVYDSIAGGKALDDDNQKALTEATEKFKAGFVDSDGNRVVNEAEADTLNADEVSQEQVNVTRKTVSK
- a CDS encoding F0F1 ATP synthase subunit gamma, encoding MASILELRSRIKSVNSTKKITKAQELIATSRITKAQARVAASKPYAEEITKVLSALASASSSLDHPLLNERPEPKRAAVLVVTSDRGMCGGYNSNVLKEAEELFQLLRSEGKDPVIYVLGAKGLGYYTFRERDVKGAWTGFSQEPGYADAAKASKHLVELFMAGSGTEVDAPNGEGTVEGVDELHIVYTRFVSMLTQKPEVRRMAPLEISYTDEEFEMGADALTDSPTADVQAQYEFEPEAGTLLSALLPKYISTRIYASLLDAAASESAARRTAMKAATDNANELVETLSRQANQARQAQITQEISEIVGGANALADSAGSD
- the atpD gene encoding F0F1 ATP synthase subunit beta is translated as MTAAVAQENASGADTQSGRVVRVIGPVVDVEFPRGSIPALFNALNAEITLPTVAKTLTLEVAQHLGDNLVRTISMQPTDGLVRGTAVVDSGKPISVPVGDVVKGHVFNALGDCLDTPGLGRDGEQWGIHRKPPAFDQLEGKTEILETGIKVIDLLTPYVKGGKIGLFGGAGVGKTVLIQEMITRIAREFSGTSVFAGVGERTREGTDLHLEMEEMGVLQDTALVFGQMDEPPGTRMRVALSALTMAEYFRDVQGQDVLLFIDNIFRFTQAGSEVSTLLGRMPSAVGYQPTLADEMGELQERITSTRGRSITSLQAIYVPADDYTDPAPATTFAHLDATTELSRPISQMGIYPAVDPLSSTSRILEPGIVGAEHFRVANEVKRILQKYKELQDIIAILGMDELQEEDKVLVGRARRLQKFLGQNFIVAEKFTGEAGSVVSLSDTIEAFDKVTKGEYDHLPEQAFNSCGGLDDVEAAAKKMAGK
- a CDS encoding F0F1 ATP synthase subunit epsilon; translation: MEVSLVAVEQKLWSGTATIVSAQTTEGEIGIMAGHEPVLGQLVEAGTVSITTTDGEKIIAAVHGGFLSVTGKTVTVLAESADFADDIDVEAARSVVAENGDDLEAIAVAKGRIRAVERS
- a CDS encoding DUF2550 domain-containing protein produces the protein MHTGLIALIILVVLLAGLVAAFAYRLMVLRRGGTAAIMRVLPSDGGSGWRHGIIRYGDNTLVFFKLSSLRPGPDHRLGRQDIHVGDRRAPQDTEFDIMTPDIAVLELTDSGKNFEIALDRSALTAFLSWVESRPSGRSRRRRPAA
- a CDS encoding cob(I)yrinic acid a,c-diamide adenosyltransferase; protein product: MAVHLTRIYTRTGDDGTTGLSDFSRVSKNDERLIAYADCDETNASLGVVLALGNPSESVHAVIRTIQSDLFDAGADLSTPVVDDPEYPPLRIDQSYVDRLEAWCDEFNDELPALTSFILPGGTPLGALLHVSRTVARRAERSAWAAVQASPESTSALPAKYLNRLSDLLFILSRYANPEGDVQWVPGSSRTTSEPATDES
- the murA gene encoding UDP-N-acetylglucosamine 1-carboxyvinyltransferase — its product is MSERFLVNGGNRLVGEVAVGGAKNSVLKLMAAALLAEGTSTITNCPDILDVPLMAEVLRGLGCEVDLEGSVVHITTPAMPKYHADFAAVRQFRASVCVLGPLVARCKRAVVALPGGDAIGSRPLDMHQSGLQLLGARSEIQHGCVVAEADELRGANIRLAFPSVGATENILMAAVLATGETVIDNAAREPDIVDVCNMLNEMGADVRGAGTSTLTIRGVSALKPTTHRVIGDRIVAATWGIAAAMTRGDVRVRGVNPKHLSLVLDKLRSAGAEVTSEPDGFRVVQRERPRAVNFATLPYPGFPTDLQPMAIGLATVADGTSMITENVFEARFRFVEEMIRLGADARTDGHHAVVRGVPQLSSAPVWSSDIRAGAGLVLAGLVADGTTEVHDVYHIDRGYPRFVENLTALGGSIERVS